In Flavobacterium hankyongi, the genomic window GTATAGGTGCTGGTTCCGAAACGCTTGCACTGTTAGAAGATGTCCCTATTTGGTTTGAAATATGGCGAACACTTAACGGTTTCCCTCCTAACTTTTACAAAACGGAAAGTCAATCAAAAACGGAAAAGAAATAATGAAGCAATTAGTATACATCCTATTAATTTTTCAGGTCACTATTTATGGGCAATCGAAAGAACTCACTTATAATGAATTCTTAGGTTATGTAAAAAAATACCATCCACTGGTAAAGCAGGCACAGCTGAATATTTCTGAAGCGCAAGCACAATTAATGCAGGCACGCGGTGCTTTTGACCCCAAAATAGAAGCCGAATTCAATGAAAAACAATTTAAGGATAAAAATTACTATTCGTTATTTAATGCCAGTTTTAAAATACCAACTTGGTATGGAATCGAGCTAAAAGCCGCATTTGATAACAACGAAGGAATATATATAAACCCAGACATGACCACCCCAAACTCGGGTTTAACCTCATTAGGCATTAGTGTGCCTTTGGGTCAAGGTTTATTTATCAACCAGCGCATGGCCGACATTCGTAAAGCCAAACTAGCACTTACTCTCAATACTGCCGAACGGGATTTACAAGCGCTAGAAGTTTTATATGAAGCATCTGTAAGTTATTTCAATTGGAAAAAAATCCATCACGAAGTACAACTGTATGAAACGTATCTAAAAAACGCTTCTATCCGTTTTAATGGTGTAGGAAAGCTCATCGAACAAGGTGACAAGCCTGCCATTGATAGCATTGAAGCTGGTATGACCGTACGAAATCGTGAGTTAAATTTAGAAGATGCCAAATTAAAATTGGCAAAAGCCAGATTAGAAGTCTCCAATTATATTTGGACTGAAAACAATATCCCTTTAGAAATTGATGATAGTTTATTTCCGGAAATCGAATTGGACAAAACAATTAAAAGCACGCTGTCACAAAACGGATTAAATCAATTTAATATTGAAAATCACCCTAAAATAAAAGCCTTAAACGCTAAAATTGATATGCTTACTATAGAACAACGATTAAAAGCTAATGCACTTTTACCCAAGTTAGACGTAAGTTACAATTATCTTTCCGAGCCGGATTATTTTACTGATTACCGATTTCAGGATTATAAATTAGGGGTAAACTTTACCATGCCTTTATTTTTAAGAAAAGAAAGAGGAAGTTTAAAATTAGCCAAACTAAAAGTTCAGGATACCGAGTTTAGTTTACAATTTGAAAAGCAACAATTAAAAAATAAAATCGAATCGCTAAATCAAGAACAAACTTCTTTAGAAAAACAGCTTCGAATCAATAAAAAATTAGTTTCAGATTTCGAGAAAATGCTAACTGCCGAAGAACGTTTATTTTCAATTGGAGAAAGTTCTTTGTTTCTGATAAATTCCAGAGAAAACTCATTGGTAAGTTCTAAACTTTCTGATATAGCTTTAGAAAATCGATATTATAATGCGCTATTAAATTTGTATCGAGCAATAGGAAATCCTTAATTATATTATCAACTTAACACTTGTTTACAGAATAAATTAGGCAATTCACTAATAACCTACAATTTTAAAAAAATTACTCCTTGAAAAATCTCATAAAATATAACAAAATTCATATTCCTATAAATTTAAGTATTTATTCCTAGAATGTTGTATTTTTGCAATCCTATGTAAATAACATGAGTGCAATTATTATAAAAACCCGCGAAGAAATTGAATTGATGCGTGAAAGCGCATTAGTTGTATCTAAAACATTAGGAATGATAGCTTCAGA contains:
- a CDS encoding TolC family protein: MKQLVYILLIFQVTIYGQSKELTYNEFLGYVKKYHPLVKQAQLNISEAQAQLMQARGAFDPKIEAEFNEKQFKDKNYYSLFNASFKIPTWYGIELKAAFDNNEGIYINPDMTTPNSGLTSLGISVPLGQGLFINQRMADIRKAKLALTLNTAERDLQALEVLYEASVSYFNWKKIHHEVQLYETYLKNASIRFNGVGKLIEQGDKPAIDSIEAGMTVRNRELNLEDAKLKLAKARLEVSNYIWTENNIPLEIDDSLFPEIELDKTIKSTLSQNGLNQFNIENHPKIKALNAKIDMLTIEQRLKANALLPKLDVSYNYLSEPDYFTDYRFQDYKLGVNFTMPLFLRKERGSLKLAKLKVQDTEFSLQFEKQQLKNKIESLNQEQTSLEKQLRINKKLVSDFEKMLTAEERLFSIGESSLFLINSRENSLVSSKLSDIALENRYYNALLNLYRAIGNP